The Streptomyces achromogenes DNA segment GGGCATCGTGACCGCGTGGAGCCCCGCGGCGGAGGAGCTCCTCGGATACAGGACGACCGAGGTCGTGGGACGGCCGGCGGCTGTGCTGTGGCCCGGAACGCCTCCGGACCTGACCCGGAAAGGGAGCATGTCTGGACCGTCTCGTCCTTCGCGTTGACCGGGGGGGATGGGCCAGATCATCGGGTCACGATGACCGCTCCGAAGAGGGAAGTGAGGGTGACCGCCGCCGTGGAGGAGGCGGCCACCTCGCGGCTGATCTCGACCGTGATCGACCGGGCCGGGCGCCCATGCGCACCCCGCTCGGCTTCGCTGCGCTGGTCAGTGCAGGAACCCCGGCTACGCACCCGGGGCAGCCGACGCTCAGACGGTGATCTGGTTCTGGAGCACATCCCGGACCAGAGTGGCCAGGCTTTCCGACTCAGTCTTGACCTTGATCCGAGCCCGGTGGACATCGACCGTCTTGACGCTGGTGCCCGGCCGCCGGGCGATGACCTGGCTCGAAAGTCCGCTGATCACCAGTCGTAGCACCTCTCGCTCGCGGGGCGTCAGGGTCTCCAGCCGGGAACGGATCTCCAGACGACGACGGTGCCGGGCAAAGAGCCGCGTTGCTTCGAGAAGTTGCTCCTGAACGACTTCCAGCATCTTCCGCGGCTCGTAGGGTTTCTCAAGGAAGTCAACGGCTCCCTGGCGCAGGGCCAGCACAGACATCGGGATGTCGCTGTGAGCCGAGCAGAAGATCACCGGTGCCGGGAAGTCCCGGGCGAGGAGCTGCTCCTGCGGTGGGAACCCACTCAGCCCGGGCATGCGCACGTCGACGATCAGTACGGCGGGCTCCGCCGGATCGAACTCGGAGAGGAAGGACGCCGCGTCGGGATAGGTGAGGGTCTGGATGCCGACGCTCTCGAAGAGGAACACCAACGACTGGCGCAGGTCCTCATCTTCGTCGACGATGTGGACCACGGGCGTGGTCCCGACGCTCCGTGGGGAGTGGCACTGTGGATCACGGCAAAGGCTTGACCGCGTTACCGCCATGCGCCCAAACGCGCTGGATGAGTTCCGCCCTATTGCGCGCGTCCACTTTGGCGAACATGCGCTTGAGATGCTGCTTCACCGTGTTCTCGGTGATGAAGGCCTGTTCCGCGATCTGTCTGGTGCTGAGACCCTGAGCGACCAATTCGGCGATCTCCTGCTCTCGCCGGGACAGCACGTTCCAGGCCGGCAGGGTTCGCGTCCTTTCACTATCGGCCTTGAACACCAAGGTGACCGCGACGTCCTGCGTCTGCGACACGTTAAGGGATCTCGTGATCAGATGCTCGCCGGATCCGGGGTCGTGGACACTCCCGGTGTAAACGCGCCGGCCGTTCGTGCGGAATTCTTCCATCGCCTCGGCGATGGGCACGTCGAGGGGACCGCCCAACCCGTCGGCACCGCCCGCCTCCAGTTTGCGTGCGGCCCGGTTCCGGAACAACGTCCGACAGTCCAGGTCGGTGACGACGACAGGCTGCGCAAGCGAGTCCAGCGCCTGCTCGAGGAAGCCGACACGGCGGCCGGTGACCTCGAAGCGCAAAGCCCGTTCCATGGCCAGGCCAAGCTGCTCACCCATGAACCCGGCTGCCACAAGGTCCCTCCGGCTGAACCTGGGACGGCTCTGCGCCCGCGCGAAGTTCAGAGTGCCGAAGACAGCCCCGCCCACTATCACCGGCGCCTCCAGCGAGTGGACGAAACCAGCCACGCCCAGCGCCGCGTGCGCGCCGCTCGACTCCCATACCTCGGGAACGGGGACACGAGACGAATCGATGGCTCTTAGTTCGCGTAGCGCGAATTCGAGGACCGGGTCATCTCGTCTGCCGTAGTCCTCGTAATCGTCAAGAAAGCGTTGTTGTGCCGAAACTCCCATGATGCCGACCCGGTCGGCATCTGCGTGGAGCCGGTACGCCGCGTGGGCATCTGAAGGGATCATGGGTGCTCCGGCACGCATGAACGCGTCGGTGACCTCGTCCACACTAAGGGCCGACTGCAGGGCACGGACATACTGCTGACGGGTATCGATGGTCGCGGATGTCTGTGACTGCATTTTCTCGATCACCTTTTACTGTGTGCTGAGTTCGCGTTGGAGACCGCGTCAGCTAGCCCGAGAGAATGGCCTATTCTTTCCCCGCCCGGCCAGGGTGTCAACAGAATGAGTGCGCCTCACGGAGAGACGTCAGGGGCACGTCAGTGGGATTTTACTCACCAGCGGTCCATGCTTGGGCGCGACATGACTTTTAAGGGAGCCTTGCAGCGGTGCCGCTCCAGGGTGAGGATGGCGGCTGCGATTGACGGAACCAACGCGGCTCCTGTGCCTGCGGGTTGAGAATTCGAACACCTCCCCCATCGGCACGGGAGCCTCGTGCGTTGCGCACCCTGTCGGCGTCACCCGATCGGTGGCCGAGCTGAAAACGCTCACTGACAAGCCACGACTCCCGAGGGCGCCTGCGGCTTTCCGCAGAGGCCGGGATCGAGGATGCTGTGCGCAACATGTTCGAGAGGCGCGGTTTCGGAGGCACGAAGACACGTCGGCGCTGCGGGACGTCGAAGAGGCCGTGGCATGCGTCCTGGGCGAACTAGGTAAGAGCCGACCAGACGTTGTGGGGCGCATGGCGCGTGTACGCCGCTTCGATACATCCGACACCGAGAAAACGCCCGCCGAGGCTCAGCCGACAGCGCGAGCCGTTCACTCGGCGATCCGGCGGTGTTCGGCCTCGTCGAGGTCTTCGACTTCCCGTCGGCCCGAAAACCGTCGTACGCCGTCACGTCGCCGACGCCACGAGGCCGCCATGGTGGCGTACGGAGCCTGAGAGGCACGCCGGGGCTCATCGAGAACTTCACCGAGGCCCAGAACGCCTACGCGTCATCCGCCTCGATGAGCAGACGGAGCAGGTCGTTGAGGGGCTCGATGATGTCCAAGTCCTGATTCAGCAGCCATTTCCCCTGGAGGCCGCTCAGCATCGCCTCGATCATCAGGGCCGCACTTCCGGGGCTGATGCCCTTGCGCAGCCTGCCGCGCTCCGCGTACTCCCGCAGCCCCTCCGTCAGGTGCGCGAGCCCGTGGGCCTGACGATCGACGAAGTAGGAGTGCGCGAGGTGGTCCGGGCGTGAGGCGGCGGCGGCGAGCTCGATCCACAGGCACATCAGCTCGGGGTGTTCCTGGTGCTTGCGGAGCCGGGCGCTGAAGTAGGGGGCGAGATCCTCCAGGCTTGCGACCCGAGCCGTACCCTCCGCCCACTCCTCGGAGTCGCGCTGCGCGAGGACCGCGCCGAGGAGTTCCTCCTTGCCGCGGAAGTGGTGGAGAAGCCCGGCGGCCGTTATGCCGGCGCGTTCGGCGATGTCACGCAGGGAAGCAGCGGCGTACCCGTGCTCGGCGAAGCTCTCGCGTGCCGCGCGCAGGATCTCCTCCCGCCGGGCCGCCGACTTGGCGTACGGCCCGCGTGCCTTCGCCTCACTCACGGTGTGGTCACCCCTTATCGCGAACTGTCCGACAGCAGTCCGGCGGACTTCGCCTCACCTTACGCATCGAGCCAAGCCCGCAATATAACATTCCGATAACGAACGGCGTCCACAGTCTTCTCGTCCTTGCTTTGTGACCCTAGCGTCCGATCGAAAGCCAAACGGGTGTTAGGAATTTGCTCCCCCTCGGGATCACCGCTGCGCGCTCCACCCCGCTGAGGGCGACGGCGATGGCCCCAGCACCTCCGGTCGGCGGACGAAAGAAGCCACCATGCGTATTCGACCCCCGCACACCTCACCCCGGTCTCTCGCTCTGGTCGCCCTGACCACCACGGCCGTGCTGCTCACGACAACGGCGTGCGACGGCCAGGCGGCATCCTCGTCGTCCACGACCTCGACGCTCTCCCTGGCCATCATGGGCACCCCGAACTCGTTCGCTCCCGCCCAGCTCACCGAGGGGCAGCAGGCCTACGTCTGGAGCTCCCTCTACGACACACTGCTCCTCGTCAACGACGACGGCGACCTCCGGCCGGGCGCGGCGCAGCGCTGGACATACTCCGACAGTGGCCGGACCCTGACCCTGACACTGCGCACGGGCATGAAGTTCAGCTCGGGTTCCCCGGTGACGGCGGCCGCTGTAAAGGCGACCCTGAACCTGATCAGGACGTCCGGCCAGAACCAGACACAACTCGCCGCCGTGGATTCCATCGATGCTCCCGACGACCGGACAGTGGTGCTGAAGCTCCGCAACCCGGACGCGTCGCTCCTGCACGCCCTGGCCGGGGCCGGCGGGGTGATCGCCGATCCCCAAACCATGAGGACCAGCGGTTCCGCGCTGAATCCGGTCTCCTCGGGGCCCTACACCCTGGACAAGGGCGCGACGGTCAACGGGTCGGTCTACGTGCTCAAGCGGCGCGACGACTACTGGAACAAGCAGGCCTATCCGTTTCCCACCGTCAAGATCAAGGTGATCTCCGACCGTGCTGCCTCGGTCAACGCCTTGAAGGCCGGTGAGATCAACGCCGGCTCCGTGGAGGCGCAGCAACTGAGCTCGCTGAAGGCAGCCGGCTTCACCACCAAGCTCATCGAGGCGACCTCGGTGGCCACGCTCCTGCTGTTCGACCGCAAAGGTGAAGTGCTCAAGCCGCTCGGAGACGTACGGGTGCGCAAGGCCATCAACATGGCCTTCGACCGGGAGAAGATGGTCCGGCTCTTCCTCAAGGGCTCCGGCAGGGCGACGGAACAGCTTTACCACCCCCTGGACGAGGGCTACGACCCCGCGCTCGACCACACCTACCCCCACGACCCGGCCGGCGCGAAGAAGCTGCTGGCCGAGGCCGGATACCCGGACGGATTCTCGGTGCACATGCCGAGCCTGTACTTCACCAAGCCCTTCGAGCCCACCATCTCGCAGTCGCTCGCGGACATCGGCATCAAGGTCACCTGGGACCCCGCACCCGCCCAGCAGACAATCTCGGCCCTGGCCACCAGGAAATACCCCATGGCCCTGGTCATCGACGGTTTGGACCCCGTCCCGGTGCAGACCCGCGACTACTTCTCCCCGAACGGGTACCGCAACGTGTTCGCCTCCTCCGATCCCCGGCTGACCCGGCTGCTGCTGAAGGCGAACGGCGAAACCGATGCCTCGAAGGCGGCAGAGGTGTACAAGCAGATCGACGCGTTCACGGTGAACAACGCCTGGACGGCGCCCGTCTTCTACATCGGCGTCCACTGGGTGACCAAGAAGGGCATCGTCTTCCGCGGGGACGGCTCCTCGACGCAGAACAGTCTGCGGCAGTTCGGTCTCGCCGGCCAGGCCGGTGGGTGAGCCCTGGCATGATCCTCTATGTGCTGCGCCGCCTGACCGCGGGACTGGTACTGGCGGTGCTGGTGACCATGATCACGTTTCTGCTGCTGAGCACGTCGTTGGACGACATCGCAGGCAGCATCCTCGGAAGCTCCGCGACGCCGGCCCGCATCGAGCAGCAGAAGGCGCAGCTGGGACTGGATCGCCCGGTGCTCGTGCAGTATCTGGACTGGTTGTCCCACGCCGTGCGGGGCGACTTCGGACTCTCCTACTTCACCAGCGAGCCCGTACGGTCGGCCATCGCCGCGCGCCTCGGTGTCACCCTGTCCGTGGTGCTTGTGGCGCTTCTCCTTACCGCCGTCGTGGGTGTGACGCTCGGTGTGCTGGCGGCCACCCGTGCCGGAGTCGTCGACCGGATCGCACAGGGTGCCTCGCTGTTCGGCCACCTCGTGCCGAACCTCCTGATCGCCATCGGGCTCGTATGGCTCCTGGCCCTGCGCCTGCACTGGCTCCCGGCCACCGGATACACGCCACTGGCGGAGGATCCCGCCCGTTGGGCGGCCTCGATCACCATCCCCGTACTAGCCCTGACGGCAGCCGGGGCCGCCAGTCTCACATCCCAGGTCCGCGGGGCCATGATCGACGAACTGCGCAAGGACTACGTCCGTACCCTCCGGACACGCGGCATTCGCCTCCGCTCGATCCTGCTGCGCCACGCCCTGCGCAACGCCGCGGGTCCGGCACTGACGGTGCTGTCCCTTGAGTTCGTGCAGATGTTCGGGGGAGCTCTGGTCATCGAGCAGGTCTTCGCGCTGCCGGGTTTCGGCTCGTACGCCTTCAACGCGTCTCTCCAGGGCGACATCCCGATCATCATGGGCATCACGCTCTTCGCGGTTCTGCTCGTGGTCTGCGTCAACCTGCTCGTCGACCTCGCGAACGGATGGCTCAACCCGAAGGCGAGGATTCGATGAGCACCGCACCGAGCAACGCCACGCCCGCCCGCGACCAGGGAGACCGGCCAGACCCGGCGGAGGCCGCAGCGAGCGGCAGGTCACCCCTACGCCGGCTGCTGCGGGACCCGCAGGCAGTCATCAGCGCCGGCATCCTGCTGGTCATCGTCGCGCTGGGCCTGCTCACCCCACTGATCACCGATCACGGCCCCAACCAGGCCTCGCTCGAGGCGATCAACGCCGACGCCGGCAGCCACGGCTATCTCCTCGGCGGCGACAAGAGCGGCCGCGACATCTTCGCCAGGCTCCTCAGCTCCGTCAACACCAGTGTCGTCGCGGCACTCATCGGCACCGGCATCGCTCTCGCCATCGGCGTCGCTTTCGGGCTGATCGGCGGATACTACGACCGGCGCCTGCGGGCTGTCACCGAGTGGGTGTTCAGTCTCGTCATGACCTTCCCGGGGCTGCTGTTGCTCATCGTGCTGCTCCCGGTGACGAACGGCGACTACCGCGTCACGATGATGATCTTCGGGGTGCTGCTGTCACCCGGTGTCTACCGCCTGGTCCGCAACCTGGTCCTCGGCGTCAGGAACGAGCTGTACGTGGACGCCGCCCGGGTGTCGGGTCTGCCGGACCGGCGCATCCTCTCGC contains these protein-coding regions:
- a CDS encoding TetR/AcrR family transcriptional regulator, encoding MSEAKARGPYAKSAARREEILRAARESFAEHGYAAASLRDIAERAGITAAGLLHHFRGKEELLGAVLAQRDSEEWAEGTARVASLEDLAPYFSARLRKHQEHPELMCLWIELAAAASRPDHLAHSYFVDRQAHGLAHLTEGLREYAERGRLRKGISPGSAALMIEAMLSGLQGKWLLNQDLDIIEPLNDLLRLLIEADDA
- a CDS encoding response regulator transcription factor, with the translated sequence MVHIVDEDEDLRQSLVFLFESVGIQTLTYPDAASFLSEFDPAEPAVLIVDVRMPGLSGFPPQEQLLARDFPAPVIFCSAHSDIPMSVLALRQGAVDFLEKPYEPRKMLEVVQEQLLEATRLFARHRRRLEIRSRLETLTPREREVLRLVISGLSSQVIARRPGTSVKTVDVHRARIKVKTESESLATLVRDVLQNQITV
- a CDS encoding ABC transporter permease, whose amino-acid sequence is MILYVLRRLTAGLVLAVLVTMITFLLLSTSLDDIAGSILGSSATPARIEQQKAQLGLDRPVLVQYLDWLSHAVRGDFGLSYFTSEPVRSAIAARLGVTLSVVLVALLLTAVVGVTLGVLAATRAGVVDRIAQGASLFGHLVPNLLIAIGLVWLLALRLHWLPATGYTPLAEDPARWAASITIPVLALTAAGAASLTSQVRGAMIDELRKDYVRTLRTRGIRLRSILLRHALRNAAGPALTVLSLEFVQMFGGALVIEQVFALPGFGSYAFNASLQGDIPIIMGITLFAVLLVVCVNLLVDLANGWLNPKARIR
- a CDS encoding PAS domain S-box protein, producing the protein MARVGRTDTPVSASSTGRIAVSHAVGPVATFVLDDEGIVTAWSPAAEELLGYRTTEVVGRPAAVLWPGTPPDLTRKGSMSGPSRPSR
- a CDS encoding LuxR C-terminal-related transcriptional regulator, producing the protein MIEKMQSQTSATIDTRQQYVRALQSALSVDEVTDAFMRAGAPMIPSDAHAAYRLHADADRVGIMGVSAQQRFLDDYEDYGRRDDPVLEFALRELRAIDSSRVPVPEVWESSGAHAALGVAGFVHSLEAPVIVGGAVFGTLNFARAQSRPRFSRRDLVAAGFMGEQLGLAMERALRFEVTGRRVGFLEQALDSLAQPVVVTDLDCRTLFRNRAARKLEAGGADGLGGPLDVPIAEAMEEFRTNGRRVYTGSVHDPGSGEHLITRSLNVSQTQDVAVTLVFKADSERTRTLPAWNVLSRREQEIAELVAQGLSTRQIAEQAFITENTVKQHLKRMFAKVDARNRAELIQRVWAHGGNAVKPLP
- a CDS encoding ABC transporter substrate-binding protein, which encodes MRIRPPHTSPRSLALVALTTTAVLLTTTACDGQAASSSSTTSTLSLAIMGTPNSFAPAQLTEGQQAYVWSSLYDTLLLVNDDGDLRPGAAQRWTYSDSGRTLTLTLRTGMKFSSGSPVTAAAVKATLNLIRTSGQNQTQLAAVDSIDAPDDRTVVLKLRNPDASLLHALAGAGGVIADPQTMRTSGSALNPVSSGPYTLDKGATVNGSVYVLKRRDDYWNKQAYPFPTVKIKVISDRAASVNALKAGEINAGSVEAQQLSSLKAAGFTTKLIEATSVATLLLFDRKGEVLKPLGDVRVRKAINMAFDREKMVRLFLKGSGRATEQLYHPLDEGYDPALDHTYPHDPAGAKKLLAEAGYPDGFSVHMPSLYFTKPFEPTISQSLADIGIKVTWDPAPAQQTISALATRKYPMALVIDGLDPVPVQTRDYFSPNGYRNVFASSDPRLTRLLLKANGETDASKAAEVYKQIDAFTVNNAWTAPVFYIGVHWVTKKGIVFRGDGSSTQNSLRQFGLAGQAGG